Genomic segment of Bacillota bacterium:
GAAGAGCCGCCACCTGCCCCGCCTGGCGGAGCTTGCCGGGGAAGGGCAACTCCGCGCCTGGAGCGCCGGGTGCAGCCTGGGTGCGGAGGCCTACTCGGTGGCGATGCTGCTGGAGGACCTTGGGCCGCCTAGCGGCTACCGCTTGCTGGCGACCGACCTGAGCGAGGCGGCGCTGGAGGTGGCGCGGCGGGCCGTGTACGAGTTCGAGTACCTGCATGAACTGCCGATTCGCTACTTCCGCCGCTGGGTGCGGCCGGCGGGGGACCTGTGGGCGCTGGATGGCCGGCTGAAGGAGAGGGTGGAGTTCCGCGGGCACGACCTTCTCTCGGACCCCTACCCGGAGGGGATGCACCTTGTGGTGTGCCGCAATGTTCTGATCTACTTCCAGCCGGAGGTCCGCCGGCCCATTCTGGCGCGCCTGGCCGGGTCGCTGGTCCCGGGCGGGGTGCTGTTCCTGGGGGCGGCGGACATGGTGCTGTCTCCCGGCGAGGCGGGGCTGCGGCACGTCTCGCCCTGCTTCTGCGTGAAGGAGTGCTGAAAGCGATGGCGCGCGCCAAGGCGGGCGCTGTTCGGCGGAGAGGGAACGCCGCGCTTGCCGCGGGCGTGCATGCGGCCCTGTTGTGGCCGCGCGGCCTGGCGCGCGCTACTGGAGGCGAAGCCTCGTTGTCTTCAGCGCCAGAAGGGGAGGATAGCCCGTGACCCTTGAAGAGTTGTACGGTTGTAGGCCGAATCTGGCCTGGGACATGCTGCATGTGACGGGGTACGCAGGGGTGGTGTTGGTTTGCGAGGGGCGAGAAATGGCCCTGCGGTACGCTGAAGAGTACGTGGTGTTCAAGAAGCCCGTTGGCGAAATCGCTCTGGTTCGTTGCCGGGATGGTCTTGAAGCCGCGTCTCTGGACGGGGAAAAGCGGGAAGCACGGCCCGTTTGCCCCCGGGATGTGGAGGCCCGTGCGATCCCGGTACGGGGCGAGGACGGGGAGTGGTGGCTGCGGGACTTTCGGGTGTGTTCCGCCGACTCGGAGGACAGTTTGGCCCGTGTGGTTCTGATGAAGCTGGTGCCGGGCGTCATGCAGGTGGTGGTTGCCGATCCTGTCAGCCCGCGCGGGTGGCGGTGGCTGGCCGGTGTTGGCGGGATCTCGGTGGTGTGCTTTGTTAGGCGAGAGGATGCTCCTGTCTGGCACGATACGGGTCTTCTGGTGGCGCGGTTTGAGCCGTCGCGGGTGCGGCATCCCCTGGAAAGGGGGCTGCTGTCCGGGGTGGTGTCGGGAGAGGCCATTACGCAGTCCCGGGAATCCGGAACCTGTGGAACCGAGGTGGTGGCTTGTGCCCGAAGCTGAGCCGTTGCTGCGTTTTCTCCCGCGGCTTCCGAAGCCGCTGTGGATTTTTGTGATCGGCTGGGCTTCGTCGGTTCCGATGCTTGCCCTGGTTGGGTTTGGTTTTTGCTCCGCGGGGCTAATTGTCCCGCGGCACTGCGCGCGGTGTCCTGGGACGGGCTGTGGTAACCGGGGACGCGGTGCCATTCATGATCGTGGTGGGTAACGGGGCTGGGTGGTGATGCGGCCGGACGGACGCAGTTGAAGCCGGGGGTCTCTTTGTTCGCCGCGGCCTACAACGAGCGGAGCGGGCGTGGTTGCCGGCTGAATGCGAGGAGAGATTGAGGTGCCGTTCTGGTACACCGTGG
This window contains:
- a CDS encoding protein-glutamate O-methyltransferase CheR, whose translation is AWVRAGSYDGLVRMLRDGRLEPGALLDWFVPKVSRFFRDSDRFAELKSRHLPRLAELAGEGQLRAWSAGCSLGAEAYSVAMLLEDLGPPSGYRLLATDLSEAALEVARRAVYEFEYLHELPIRYFRRWVRPAGDLWALDGRLKERVEFRGHDLLSDPYPEGMHLVVCRNVLIYFQPEVRRPILARLAGSLVPGGVLFLGAADMVLSPGEAGLRHVSPCFCVKEC